A stretch of Allostreptomyces psammosilenae DNA encodes these proteins:
- a CDS encoding LCP family protein produces the protein MHSRRAGRRRRRTLTAVTAALLVVLGTVAAGLWFRLDGKLSTVDLGALLGDDRPAKTATGATDILVLGTDTRAGDNGEVVGGSEKGAGRSDTAMVVHLAEGRRSATVVSIPRDTLVDRPPCVTPEGHTAPREGQVAFNTAYATGGPACAVKTVEAMSGLRVDHVVAVDFAGFAEIVDALGGVEITVDQAIHDPYSDLDLAPGTHRLDGEQALAFVRTRHGVGDGSDLGRIELQQRFLRALVAEVGGTGLLGDPPRLYRVAEATAEAVTTDEELRSLDDLVSLARSLSGLREDAVRTVTLPVAASAGDPNRVVPVEGEAEALWAALRADREPPG, from the coding sequence ATGCACAGCCGCCGAGCCGGCCGCCGCCGGCGCAGGACGCTGACCGCCGTCACCGCCGCCCTGCTCGTCGTCCTCGGCACCGTCGCCGCCGGGCTCTGGTTCCGCCTCGACGGCAAGCTCTCCACCGTCGACCTGGGCGCCCTGCTCGGGGACGACCGGCCCGCCAAGACCGCCACCGGCGCCACCGACATCCTGGTCCTGGGCACCGACACCCGGGCCGGCGACAACGGCGAGGTGGTGGGCGGCAGCGAGAAGGGCGCCGGCCGCTCCGACACGGCGATGGTGGTGCACCTAGCCGAGGGGCGCCGCAGCGCCACCGTGGTGAGCATCCCGCGCGACACCCTGGTCGACCGGCCGCCCTGCGTCACCCCGGAGGGCCACACGGCGCCGCGCGAGGGGCAGGTGGCCTTCAACACCGCCTACGCCACCGGCGGGCCGGCCTGCGCGGTGAAGACCGTCGAGGCGATGAGCGGGCTGCGCGTCGACCACGTCGTCGCCGTGGACTTCGCCGGTTTCGCGGAGATCGTGGACGCCCTGGGCGGGGTGGAGATCACCGTCGACCAGGCGATCCACGACCCGTACAGCGACCTCGACCTCGCCCCCGGCACCCACCGCCTCGACGGCGAGCAGGCGCTGGCCTTCGTCCGCACCCGGCACGGGGTGGGCGACGGCAGCGACCTCGGGCGGATAGAGCTCCAGCAGCGGTTCCTGCGCGCGCTGGTGGCCGAGGTGGGCGGCACCGGGCTGCTCGGCGACCCGCCGCGGCTGTACCGCGTCGCCGAGGCCACGGCGGAGGCCGTCACGACCGACGAGGAGCTCCGCTCCCTGGACGACCTGGTCTCGCTCGCCCGCAGCCTGTCCGGCCTGCGCGAGGACGCGGTGCGGACGGTCACCCTGCCGGTGGCCGCCTCCGCCGGCGACCCCAACCGGGTGGTGCCGGTGGAGGGGGAGGCCGAGGCCCTGTGGGCGGCCCTGCGGGCCGACCGCGAGCCGCCCGGCTGA
- the rho gene encoding transcription termination factor Rho, with translation MSDSTDLMGARPEAASAAEQPAAAPAPRRRRSSGTGLNGMVLAELQQIASALGISGTARMRKSQLIEAIQNKQGVSVSTPDDAERAAAATKTATTRTTRTRATRAKAAEAAPAAETAAPAAEQPAAEAPVRAAEAAPAPVAEAAPAPAAPAEPAPTAVAPAPSGAGEQPSAEPAAEQQPAGRSRRSRSRLAEQPAAEIPGQPAGEDGAGERRRRRGAEQETAAQAASGGREAAGQQTATEEAGRGEATGDREGRRGRGERGDRRERGRRADREGRGERGDREGRGDREGRAERGERAERDGRGDAAAEARRDNRDRDRGQQDEDDFEGGGRRRGRRYRERNRRGTRGREGYEANEPLVAEDDVLIPVAGILDILDNYAFVRTSGYLPGPNDVYVSLAQVRKNGLRKGDAITGAVRQPREGERREKFNALVRLDSVNGMEPEQGRHRTEFGKLTPLYPQERLRLETDPGVLTTRIIDLIAPIGKGQRGLIVSPPKAGKTMVLQAIANAITHNNPEVHLMVVLVDERPEEVTDMQRSVKGEVISSTFDRPAEDHTTVAELAIERAKRLVELGCDVVVLLDSITRLGRAYNLAAPASGRILSGGVDSAALYPPKKFFGAARNIENGGSLTILATALVETGSKMDEIIFEEFKGTGNMELKLDRKIAEKRIFPAVDVISSSTRKEEILMSGEELGVVWKLRRVLHALDQQQGIELLLSKMKETKSNGEFLLQIAKTTPSPHGD, from the coding sequence GTGAGCGACTCCACCGATCTGATGGGCGCGCGCCCGGAAGCCGCGTCCGCCGCGGAACAGCCCGCTGCCGCGCCCGCACCCCGGCGTCGCCGGTCGTCCGGCACCGGCCTGAACGGCATGGTCCTCGCCGAACTGCAGCAGATCGCTTCCGCCCTCGGCATCAGCGGCACCGCGCGCATGCGCAAGAGCCAGCTGATCGAGGCCATCCAGAACAAGCAGGGCGTCTCGGTGAGCACGCCGGACGACGCCGAGCGCGCCGCGGCCGCCACCAAGACGGCCACCACCCGGACCACCCGGACGCGCGCCACCCGGGCGAAGGCCGCGGAGGCCGCCCCGGCCGCCGAGACCGCCGCCCCCGCGGCCGAGCAGCCGGCCGCCGAGGCGCCGGTGCGCGCCGCCGAGGCCGCGCCCGCACCGGTCGCCGAGGCCGCCCCGGCCCCCGCCGCCCCGGCGGAGCCGGCCCCGACGGCCGTCGCGCCCGCCCCGAGCGGCGCGGGCGAGCAGCCGTCCGCCGAACCGGCGGCCGAGCAGCAGCCGGCGGGCCGTTCCCGCCGTTCCCGCAGCCGGCTCGCCGAGCAGCCGGCCGCGGAGATCCCCGGCCAGCCGGCGGGCGAGGACGGCGCCGGCGAGCGTCGCCGCCGCCGTGGCGCCGAGCAGGAGACGGCCGCCCAGGCGGCCTCCGGTGGCCGGGAGGCCGCCGGCCAGCAGACCGCGACCGAGGAGGCCGGCCGGGGCGAGGCCACCGGCGACCGCGAGGGTCGTCGGGGCCGCGGTGAGCGCGGCGACCGGCGCGAGCGCGGCCGTCGCGCCGACCGCGAGGGCCGTGGCGAGCGCGGTGACCGCGAGGGCCGTGGCGACCGCGAGGGTCGCGCCGAGCGCGGCGAGCGTGCCGAACGGGACGGTCGCGGGGACGCCGCCGCCGAGGCCCGGCGCGACAACCGCGACCGGGACCGCGGCCAGCAGGACGAGGACGACTTCGAGGGCGGCGGCCGCCGCCGGGGCCGCCGCTACCGCGAGCGGAACCGCCGTGGCACCCGCGGCCGCGAGGGCTACGAGGCGAACGAGCCGCTGGTGGCGGAGGACGACGTCCTGATCCCGGTGGCCGGCATCCTCGACATCCTCGACAACTACGCGTTCGTGCGGACCTCCGGCTACCTGCCGGGGCCGAACGACGTGTACGTCTCGCTGGCGCAGGTGCGCAAGAACGGGCTGCGCAAGGGCGACGCGATCACCGGCGCGGTGCGCCAGCCGCGTGAGGGCGAGCGCCGGGAGAAGTTCAACGCCCTGGTGCGGCTGGACTCGGTGAACGGCATGGAGCCGGAGCAGGGCCGGCACCGCACCGAGTTCGGCAAGCTCACTCCGCTGTACCCGCAGGAGCGGCTGCGTCTGGAGACGGATCCGGGTGTGCTGACCACGCGGATCATCGACCTGATCGCGCCGATCGGGAAGGGGCAGCGCGGTCTGATCGTCTCGCCGCCGAAGGCCGGCAAGACGATGGTGCTGCAGGCGATCGCGAACGCGATCACCCACAACAACCCCGAGGTGCACCTGATGGTCGTCCTGGTGGACGAGCGTCCGGAGGAGGTCACCGACATGCAGCGGTCGGTGAAGGGCGAGGTCATCTCCTCGACCTTCGACCGGCCGGCGGAGGACCACACCACGGTGGCCGAGCTCGCCATCGAGCGCGCCAAGCGGCTGGTGGAGCTGGGCTGCGACGTGGTGGTTCTGCTGGACTCGATCACCCGTCTGGGTCGTGCCTACAACCTGGCCGCCCCGGCCTCCGGCCGCATCCTCTCCGGTGGTGTCGACTCCGCGGCGCTGTACCCGCCGAAGAAGTTCTTCGGCGCGGCCCGCAACATCGAGAACGGCGGCTCGCTCACCATCCTGGCGACGGCGCTGGTCGAGACCGGCTCGAAGATGGACGAGATCATCTTCGAGGAGTTCAAGGGCACCGGAAACATGGAGCTCAAGCTCGACCGGAAGATCGCCGAGAAGCGCATCTTCCCGGCCGTCGACGTGATCTCCTCCAGCACCCGGAAGGAGGAGATCCTGATGAGCGGCGAGGAGCTCGGCGTCGTCTGGAAGCTCCGCCGGGTGCTGCACGCGCTGGACCAGCAGCAGGGCATCGAGCTGCTGCTCAGCAAGATGAAGGAGACCAAGAGCAACGGCGAGTTCCTTCTCCAGATCGCCAAGACGACGCCGTCCCCGCACGGCGACTGA
- the rpmE gene encoding 50S ribosomal protein L31 produces MKPDIHPEYRETTVTCTCGATFTTRSTAESGAIRAEVCSQCHPFYTGKQKILDTGGRVARFEARFGKKLGSPKK; encoded by the coding sequence GTGAAGCCCGACATCCACCCCGAGTACCGCGAGACCACGGTCACCTGCACCTGCGGTGCCACCTTCACCACGCGCAGCACGGCCGAGAGCGGCGCCATCCGCGCCGAGGTCTGCTCGCAGTGCCACCCGTTCTACACGGGCAAGCAGAAGATCCTGGACACCGGTGGCCGCGTGGCCCGCTTCGAGGCCCGCTTCGGCAAGAAGCTCGGCTCCCCGAAGAAGTAG